A stretch of DNA from Balaenoptera musculus isolate JJ_BM4_2016_0621 chromosome 21, mBalMus1.pri.v3, whole genome shotgun sequence:
ttaatattactttGCAGTAAAGGAAAGTACTATGTTAGATATCCACAGAGACCTATCTTAACTTTGAATAAATTGTAATTTATACGAAATATAAATTGTGATTGATCTTTAAGTTTTTGCAGTCAGTTGAAACCtaagatgtttttaaataaatgaatgagtgaatgaatgagtatcaAAGTATTCTTCATCATCATTAATAAAGCCTTCCCTGAGCTCTTATTAATGTTTAAGGATGGCTTTCAAACAGAATTTCTATAAACTATATCAGTTTGCATCCAGTTCACTCTTCATTTCCTCATATGCAAATTCCATTTCAACTCAATGATTCTATAATTCTAATAACAGATCAGTAGTgcatatttataatgaaaaaaataagatacctATAATTATTTTAGAATGTGGCAAATATTTGTAGAAGCATACTACTATCTTGCTTCTATCATCCAAGAATGACAGAGATAATTACAAgtctgttaaaattaaaataaatgtaaatattatggtATGAGACTAAGCGAAAAACAAAAAGCCTAAAATCTAAAAATGCTTACTAAGAAAGCATACAAAAGAACCTATCTGAACATCTAAATTACCTTTTTACTGTCAACATCCCCCAAAGAATCTTTCTGATTTGTTAGGATATCGAACAATATAAGTGAACCTACaagtaaaacagaagaaagaagggaCAATTTCAAAGCATTAGCACTAAATAGCTGtcttttatacaaaaaaaaaagtaataagcCAATTACCCATGAAGCAAAATCTATGAAGCAGGGAGTCATTCTTTCCAATCCACCACCACCCTTCCAACCCCTTCCAAATTCTTCATCATAGACCAGTTCTAGACCTCTGAATGTGATACTGATAAAAGACCCTGTACTTCAAAAACAGGTATCCTTAAAATGTGATAGTCATCTCTGGTCACATAGAATCCGTTACCTAAACTATGACCAGCGATGGATACGCTCCCTTTGAAATTAGGGTTCCTCTGCAGAAAAAGTACATATAATCGGTTCATTTCAGAAGCAACTGTGTCCACAATAGTCTGACAGTAGGTGGGGCTGTTGTAGAAGAAGACATCCAGAATTGTATCATTGGTGAAGTGCCTTAGGCGGTTAATGCTGGGCAGAGTTATTCGCTGCAGAtctctgaaaaaacaaaagatattttaagcagaaaacctaaatacatTCCATAGCCTCCTCTAAGTTATTATCCAAATTACACTTAGAAATTAAGATACAAGGGATAACTatcaatttacaggaaatatagAGGACAGACATTTGTAATGAAGCCAAAGGGATGTGACCAGCAAAATTCAGAGTgtgagaaactctgcaagacaaaAAACCCAGCCTCCTCAAGACataaattacaagaaaataagAGATAGAAAGGTAATCaagagattaaaagagacttaaaagacatCAACTAATTGCAATTTATGATCCCAGTTTAaactatgtgtgtatgtgcatgtatgtgtatgtatgtgtatatataaatcatGACATTTATTAGACAATTACAAATTCGAATACTGATTGTATATTTGCtgatattaagaatttttttagatgtgataatggtgttatatatatatttttaatccttaACAGGATATACAAACTGAAACATTTAACAGATGAAATGATGATGTCTTAAGATTTTATCCAAAAGTAATAGAGTGGAGGGATGGGCAGTACACGGAAGATATGGATGGGGCAGAACTGGCCACGTGTTGAGGCTTGTTGGGCTGGGTAATCATAATCAATACATGAAGATTCATTATATATGCTACTTTTGTGTACAAAATTCTCTATaatagagttttttaaaagatacaagaGGCTTTTCCTAGAATTCTCAGCATTAAGGTTTTTTGATCACAAGTCAGATGATAAATGGAtcagctctctctctctatgcCGAATTTCTAAAAGCTGAAAGAAGGTGAGACTGCCAGATGCCAAGGACAAACAGAACTCATATCTCGCAAAGGAAAACAATGTTGACGTAGTGTAAATCAGCTTCCACATAAAGCTTTCTCAAAGCTCCCAGAAAGACTCCTCAAACCTTCAACATCTTCTGTAGCTTAGAGAGGGCTATGTGCGCCTAGTAACCTCTTAGCATCAACTCAAATATGAAAGAATGTGAACTCTGTGCACCTAGTAAAAGCAACACCACAATGGAGCATTTGGCACGTGGAATATGCTCAAATCATAGGGTATTAAGAACTGAGAGACATGGAATCAGAAAAGCCATTTCCAAGACCAGCATGGAAACAATGCTACTTCCTTTATCTACCAGAGAAGCATCTCCTACTTCTATCCTAGAACTATATTATGAACATACTTCTTTCTGGCGAGCCCACAGCTGAATATCCTTAATATAAGGCAACCTTCTCTGACATTAccaaaaagtttacaaacagaactactgagcctgtaacTTAAGCAAGCCATCACTTAAAAGTCATTGCACCAATTATACGTCAAGTTATAAACCCCAATAATTTAATATTTgggaatttccttttttccccaaatttggaCAAATATTATCTAAATGTGATCACAAAAGGAACAACAAAATACTTTGTACATCTTGAGGTAGGTTGGCTTTTGACATCTTAAGATGGAAATGCTTATACACTATGGGGAGAAAGCAACATTCGGCTTTAtgctgaagaaataataaagctgTAGTAGTAAACACTAATGAGCCAGTAAAACATACTGGAAGAAGATACACACAACTCCCCACTCCTAACCCGAGCTAGTTAAACAAAGGGGTTGGTCCGCACTTAATAATGTATCTCTTAagaaaaagacacagaagtaCAAAAAGTTTTCTGTTgaacaaaattttatatatacaatcaGCTATAGCAGAAATGTTCCTAAGCATATCAATGATCAGAAAACATTACAATCACAGTTAGCAACTCAAAGGTGTAAAGTACTACTCACACATCCACACCAGTGGAATGCAAAGGACTGTGCCAGTTGACTGGGAGAAATTCTACCCTCCCAATCTGCTGATTTTCTTGGGCTTTCTTAAAATGCGTCTGTAGCAGGTTCAAAGAAACACTGCGAAAATCGttaactagaaaagaaaattaactatGCATTAACGGTGAAGCGATCAATTTGTAGAGCGAGGATGCAACAGATCTTATAATTATACTGCATCCATCTATATTTGCTTATAGCACCTACTGACTCGAGTCAAAAGTAGATTGAGTattcaagaaaaaattaacagTGCATGTAGGAAAAGACATTCCTTTAATATAGAACTGCTGTTACtatacaaaacatttttatattaaaaaaaaaaaatcacacagtaaCTTCAAAACTTCTGCCGTGTCAAGGGAactgtttcaattttttaaacaaaccacTTGACCATGTCAATTGGCCTTGCAGTCAGGTTCCTATCCTAACTTTCTGGTTCTTATAAACAACCTTTacccaaaattttaaatttttaaaaaatacactgccGTTTGGAATTCATATTACGTCGATCTTAACCTTCTAGGAGGTTTATGCTTAGCGGCATTAGCCATTACGATCAGACTCCCAAATTAGGGCAGTTAGACTATGAATACTACCTTTCAAAGTCAAGTTATACTAACGACCTAAATATTCCAATTAGAATATCATAAGGTTTATCACAGTATGAATTACAAAAATGGTTGAAGCTTCTGTTATTCATTTAAACTATATTATCTTCATGGTCATATATTTATGGTTCCCTTTAAATTTAGAATGGTTATAAAGAGGACCATCACatcataaaacaattttataagaCTTGAGGGCTTACTCACTCAAGATTTATTAGTTAAGAATATAAACCTATTAGCCTAAGGAATTTACTAGCACTTTAGGTCTAAGCTGGGAAGCTTGACTACCTTGCCACCTGTCTTTAGCTCTCCAAATCTTATTATGCAGCTAAGACAACAGACTAAAGACAACACTTTATCTCAACTCACAGGAGCACTAACAGTCCCCTTACATGATCTAATATAACATGCTTTGCAAACCTACCACACTGTACAATGCTTCGAAAGCGGAGATCACAGGCTGGTCCGATCCCATGGACTACAAAAACCAAGTGATCTATCTGTAAAGGTTCCCCTACAAgtgaaattacaaagaaaaattactctaTATAACTAGTCATGTATTCTAAAATCAAACATTCACAATGAATAGATAATAGAAATGGGCAAGTTAAAATATgagcagatattttaaaagacacagtCCCATATTGAACTACTTAGTAAAAATATAGtgattttactttgtttctaATTTATCTTGTAATAAGTCAGTGAAAACATTGTtcaagttttttaaactttttattttgaaataactgcaATCTTATTGAAAACTTGAAAGAACAGTACAGAAACTCTCATGTACTTTTTATATAGATTCAACACTTTAACatttaccacatttgctttatttctctatgtgtatgtgtattcacacacatttatttttctgaaccatttgggAGCAGGTTGCATACATTATCAGATGGCATATATCACATCTCTTTAaccctttaatattttattatgtatttcctaagaatatgCTCTTATTTAACCACAGGGCAGTTACCAAATTCAAGTAATTTAATATTGACAGGATACTTTTAcctaatattctatttttatcagTTGTACCAATAAAGTCTGGTATGTATTTGAAGCCTGAAATTTTAAactcatcttttcaaattacagtaaGTCTACGACTTTGTCCAAGAGACAAGCCATCTCCTCTGAAAGATGAAAGGAATTTTATAATCcagttaaatatattataaaaccaACCATAAATGACCCTAGCTAGACAGCAATGGATAACCATCAAGGTCCTACTGAAAAATAGTTTTCCCTGGTTGAAAACCTCCTGAAAACCTTCAGGAGTTACCAGGAATAAATTAATAATCAAGCAGGTGGAATCACACTTCTTAGAATTAGGactaaatcagttcatttgtactTAGTGACCTCCTGATTAGTACTGTCAAATTTTATCCACCCCACCATACATACTTAGCaactttaaaagagatttttgtaCCTATTAAGATTCTTAGTAGATGAAGTAATGCTAATCTTAACTTAGAATAAGCCCATTTGATTAAAGACCATTTTTAAGCCTTGACGTAATCTAAAGCCATAGAGAAAGACCACGATTTAAGTCATACACAAATAAGTATATcagaagataagaaaaaaaatgaatgattaaCATTACCACAATGAATGTCAACAGAGATGTTCTCAACCCCTCTCTTCACTGTTCGAGGTCGGCCCTGCTCAGTGGGTGTTGAACCCCATTCATCAGACCCCGCGACTGGCTGGTAATGTACCATAAGCtcaaataaaaaagatcagagcaATAAACATACTCTACATTAAAGACACTTCTATTTATACATTCTGAGGGGTAGGAACGGGTCTTTTAAAACATAACACATAGTCAAATCTCAACTGGAGTTTTGATATGCAACTCCTACAGCTTGAAATGAGAATCCTGAAAATACATTAGGCtaatgttgtacactttaaatatcttgctATTtcgtcaattatacctcagtaaagctaaaaaaaaaaaaaataggaaaatgaaaattcatcAGGCTAACAGATCTTTCAACCATACCCTACACATGGAAGAGGTGCCCACATAACGTGTCAGTGATTTTCTAAATCTACAGTGACATAATTTTCCCTAAGAAAATTTTTGTGTAAGAGTTGAATGAGGAAATGACGGTAGGAGCCACAGCTTCAAGTTTCATAACTGtgaatgtaatataaaaatgtcCAAAGCTTATCCTATGTAGAATccccagaaaaagaaaccaattaaGTTCTTCTTACTAATGCAATTAACCTTTAATCCCAATGTTAAAGAAGGGCATTAATTTGCTTTACCTTTGGATTGTGCAATATAATAACTTCTCTGTTGGGAGACTccagtttctttttccattcatccagAGTTACAGCAAGCATGTaagtttccttaaaagaaaacacatttcattAGATTTCCGTAATGGTTTTTCTATTAAAACTGAACTTTTTTACAAGAATACTGCTAGATAAACAATTACAATAAGAATATCTTACTctaatttatcaaatttattttaattctcttaaaatgAGAACAGGTACTAGTatagagcaaagaaaaaataatcacttcTACTTCTATCATCTAGACTGGAGATTATCACTGtacacattttgatatatttctttcaataatgttaaTGCATGTGTattatccataaaatgaggattaCATTACATATAAAGTTCCTTCTCTtgatttatcaaatttattttaaaattacgaTAATAGTacaggacaaaggaaaaaaatcagtcccAATTCCATCATCAAGACTAGAAATAATCATTGttcacattttgatatatttcgtTCAATAATATTAATATCCTACTCCAATTTAAAgcaaatttcagaacattttcagagcaagaaaaataaaaggcaaaaaagacCAATCCTGTGGTCAcagtttaaatatttacaaagatcaccattagagaaaaaaaaattttaatttaaatacataatagTTTCCATagtatttcaaaatttgaaaataaaactactttaTCCTGAAACGAGCTTGCAAAAAGAAATGCTATGAACTGTGATGCAAATAGAACCAAACTCTCTCTGTAAATTCACAGAATAAGtcacaagaggaagaaaagattatGAAATAAGAGAAgaacacaatgaagaaaatgagtaaaaaagGGTCACAGGAATACCTCTAACACTTGGCTGAAGCTCTCCGAGTACGGAACATACTTATTATCTTTGTCTCCCTTGTAAAACCAGGTACAGCGCCTCACTTCTGATGCTAGCTCATCCCAGTATACGGCGTACCGCATCCTCTCCCCCAAATGAACATCGTATCTGCCCCCATCAGTGGGCACAACTCTCCTATCACAGTCTTTTCCTATCAGGGAgtggaaaggggaaaagaagtaCATAGTATAGCAAAATAGAGCTCCCAAAATACAACTCTGAGTTATGCTCtaaataatgttataaaacaCACGAATGATCTGTTTCTTCTTGGCTAAACTACTTTATAAACCATCAACATCATTCTTGGTtttaatgaaacatgaaaaaaataatacccaatgctgttttgttctttttctgaggaGAGATAGGAgtgtcccttaaaaaaaaatgtataaaagaaagctcttctgaattttttgtttaagggaccaaaagataaattaatgaCCATCATGATGATAAGGTAGTAACCAGCATCATTCTTGtttccataaaagaagaaaaaacaagagaaaaatgaaagaattcattcttttgcaatgTGACACTGCCCGTACCACACTCTTCATAAACAGAAACTGAAACATAAGAAACATTATTGGTTAACTATGCAGGAATTACAATAGGTCCTGTTTTCAAACTACAGACCAAATTCTTGAATATTATAAATTGGCTGGATAGTAATGCAGAACTTCTATATAAGAATGCTATAggatgttataaagcagaaactaacacaccattgtaaagcaattatactccaataaagatgttaaaaagaaaagattattaggtaaaatttggaaagtataaaaaatgtaaagcaaaaaaaaatgctatgagacaactagaaaaaaatctaaaatttactTCTAATAGCACTCACTATAAGGACTTTTATATTACAGTTTTAGAGAAATGACAGTAAGTCCTCGTCTATTACAAGTCATAGCTTTCACCCTACCAGAGCCGTATGCCTCTTCCAGCTGCTGTGAATCCTGAGAGTTGAAGGGAATCCATGTCTCCTTAGAATCTATTATCTTACAATAAAACCAATGAGGAGAAACGGGTTCGTACAAACTGCCAGCATCCATGTCTATCAGCTCAAAGGAACTACATGAGTTTGGTGACGGGGATGGATCTGACTGGGACAATTGTTCCTCGTGTGATTCCACTGATgacatttctttctctaaaagacaaaaaactatcaataaaatttccttctattaacAGTGTAAttgttcacacacacaaaactggtCATTTTTAAGGagtcatttctgaaaaaaaatctaaggggGCTGcataatttaaaacagaaataacataaattaacagctttttttggttttgtttttggggtttttcttttttttttggaggaaggaGGCCTTAAACAAAACGCTTCTTATAGTTAGACCAACCACTTTGCACTGATCTTCCAATCCTCTCAGAAAACTGCATggttttaattaaacaaaacTGGAATCACGAGAAACACATGGTCGAAATCTTGActgcaaaaaaaattttacccCAATTTCCAATCTAAGTCTGGTCCCAAGGCAAAAACGCGTACTCCGTCTTAATAACACCTGGTTGTAGGCTCCAGGCCCTTGTCATTACACATTTACCTGACTACTGGAATcacaatattgaaaataaaactattcacTTAAGAACCAGTCACTTTTTATCAATGCTTGAAGGGTGCTTAAGTAGAGACTGTGGTACAAATTCTGAAAACGCGAACCCTCGCTTGGGGCCACTGTGCGCACGCGCGCACCCACTCGCACCATCCAGGTCTCAGACGAAAAGTAACAAGTGACCTCAAAAGCCTCCTTCCCTCAAGGAAGACCGTGACCTGTGTATTTCCGCCCCTTTAACACTCGCAGAGACTAACACTGCAGACGTCGAAAGTAAACCCAGGCTCCTCGGAGGGGCGCGGGCAAGACCATCGCTATCTCAGCACCGAGCGCAGCGGGACCGCAAACACCCGGCCTCCCTCGGAGCGGACGCTCTCCAGCTTCCGCCACTTTATCTTTTTTCCCAGCACGAATTTACCTCCGCCACCTTGCGTGTCCCTTCTCCCCACGACCCCGGGCCTCCTGCAGCCCAGGTCTGGGACCTCAGGGTTCGCGGACGCCTCTCTCCGTCCCGCGTCTAGCCCCGCAGAGAGGAGCGGAGCGTGGATGAGAACGAGGTGATTTCCAGGTGCCTTCGGGCACGGTCGATGCAAAAGGGTCCCTGGCCGCGTCCCTGTAACCGAGGtcacccccaccccgccagggCTGGTCCTCCCAGCCCCCCTTCCCTGCCTCGGGCATCGCGTCCTCCTTCACCCCTGGCATCTCCATCCCGCAGTGCCTCCCACCCGCACGCCGGTCGGAGCCCTGGGCCCGGCCGCCGCCCCGAACGCGCCGCCGCAGACTCACCTGGCAGCCCCGCAGCCTTTCAAGTTCTCCTGCCTTCGCTGAGTGGGCTACGACATATCCCCCGCGGAGGCCTTCCCCGCGAGCCCaggaggggcggggcggagcAGAGCAGGGCGGAGCTTGCGGCCCCGCCGGGCTCGCGCCCAACACAGTGCTCCGCCGCGCTCCCAGCGGGCCAGGCTGCCTAGAGCAAAGGTGAGGTGACGGGGACTGCTGCGTGGAGGCAACGGGTGGGGCGTGGAGGCCCGCAGGGGCGCTGGCGGGAAGTGTCGCGAGAGGTGGAGGGACTCGCGCGAGATGTGCTCCTCCGAGCGGGCTGGAGGTCGGAGCGCTGGGCACGCGGGTGTTGCCGGCCGCGAGCCCTCCGCTTGGTACCCGCGCACGGGGTCTGGGTGAGAGGCCTCAGGTATTTAGAAGGCAGGGATGGGGAATGAGACGTTATAGGTGGGGAGCGTTTCAAATTGCAGTGAAAGCAAGGTTCTTCAAGATGACCCAGCCTCCCCACTTAATAGATGGGAAAACAGACCTCTGACCCGGTGGTACCCTGGCTGACCCTGCTCATGGGCCGGGATGGTGCGGGGACGCCGGGATGCCATGCCCCTAGTGAGAAGTAGGACAGGGCGCTGGCGGCAGCTGCGTCTACCCAGACCTCCACTTCTGGGTGCTGAGAACGGATACCATTGGCATTTGCAAGGGAAGAAAAGATCGTCTCTGGGTCTTTGCCCCTCTCCTTTGCGTTTATTGGGATTTAGAAGCTGCCAAAAAGATATCTTTAAAAGATGTAGAGGTGAGCTTGGCAGGATTCAAAAGCCGCAAGAGGGTTGGAGATGAGATATTTTTGTCCAAACAAGATGACATAACTGAGGTAAAGAGGTTAAAAGAATTTCTCAAGTAGTAGCCCTGCCAGCTCTCCTATTTAGTTTTCTGGAAGACTTCAATTCCTTCGGGCATGCAATAAAATACTTTCCTATTTTCTAACTAGATTATAGGGCAAGGGTTCAGGGAatgtttttctgtcttgttatttcttcaaaagctgagaaaaaggaaactaaaagagggatttttttttataacagattAATTCTCTTACAGTTTAAGAGCCACACACAATTATCCACAAGTTTACTTATACCTTCTCCTCAAATTTATAACACCTGAATAGCTTCTGTTCTTTGCAgatgaaacggagcaggaccgtACGGtccctgccccctcaccccatgtcctcagcccgccttttgtctgtggaaaaactttaggcaaagaataagtttaatcagagaagtgagaaaatgcagaaacaaaggaaaacagtcaaaggagaccaaataatagtttagtcattaagcattgTCAAGGACCTTCAGtccctcctcaagggctatagataatattctgagccgtatcctgtgagctgtcttacagatactgaaatccccaccaggtggaagaagttaactacatgatgaccagactgtagccgtgacataagctgccacaattccaagaactggcctcaaagaaatggaaaccctGGAACTAAAGATTAACTGTTCTTAAAACAACcaagatgacgctgatcagaccaccgcATTACTggtttcaagatgactgtcagaacTGACTGTGCTGTTCTGCTCCCGCATATGCagccctgaaactcccctttaaaagcccCCGTCCCCTGAGCAGCAATCGGGAGTTGGTTCTCGGACAGGAGTCCACCCTCTCCCCCGGTTGCCAGCCTCCgaaataaagcaacctttcctttcctaccaacGCTCGTCTCTCGAGAATGGGCTTTCCAGCAGCGAGCAGCCGGACCTGGGTTCGGTAACACAGAGAGGATGAAGAAAGCCAGGACTGTGCCCCAGCCTCTAGGATCCTGTCAGATGACTAGATAATATAACTGATACCAGtagctagcttttttttttttttttttttaatttatttattttttgctgtgttgggtcttcgtttctgtgcgagggctctctctagttgcggcgagcgggggccgctcttcatcgtggtgcgcggacctctcactatcgcggcctctcttgttgcagagcacaggctccagacgcgcaggctcagtagtttgcggctcacgggcctagttgctccgcggcatgtgggatcttcccagaccagggctcgaacccgtgtcccctgcattggcaggcggattctcaaccactgcgccaccagggaagcccagtagctAGCTTTTAACTCTATGCTGTAGGTAACAACTGTAAGCATTTGACAAGTATActcccatttaattctcacagcaacctgGTGAAGTAGGTTATCCCTATTTGCAGAGGTAGAGTGACTCACATACTACCAGCAAGTGATGGAGCCAATATTATAAACACAAGGTCTGTCTTCAGAGCCTGCACCTAAGTAACTTACCTAAAATCGCAGTTAAGTGATAGAACTGGAACTTGAATTTAGGCCCTCTTTCTCCAAATCCGTGTTGCAGCCTCTGTACCAGgtgttgtcaattttttttttttgtctcaggaCCCTTTATACTTTTATTGAGAACTCTATAAAGAGTGTTTATGTAGATTGTATCTATCACTATTTACTGTACTCGATGTTAAAACcgagaaatttaaacatttaattcatttaaaaataagaaaaatccattttatgtaaatatttttacagaaaaataactagtttccaaaataattgtttaaaaaccaGAGAAAAGGATGacattgctttacatttttgtaaatttctttaatgtctggcttgaTAGAAAACcactggattctcatatctgcctctgcattcaatctgttacAATTTtagttttggttgaagtatatgaagaaaatccagcctcactCCACTGTGTAGCTGAAGAAAGAAGGAATCTTTTAAtggccttttcagataattgtggagtATTCTTTTTACTACTACAATAAAATTCGACAAATGGTAGGTTCTTAAAagttagttgcaatgtggaatctgaaaacatATTAGTGAATTTTTGTACTCTGATACTTTAAAACCCAttggtcttgggcttccctggcggtccggtggttaagactctgcgcttccgctgcagggcgcgtgggttcgatccctggtcagggaagttccacatgccgcaaggtgcggccaaaaaacaaaaaaaacccaccattGGTCTATCTTGAACTTTGAATAgatcttttacccatgcatgaCTGATGAcatcatgcattggtcatttgTAAAATATCAGTTCACTGAGCTATGCAGCCTTTcaaatgttaacatatttcactatttttttaattaccaccAATCTAATTAGAAGTCttttaagtattgggaagctgtcaagctcaTAGCAGATAAAAGTCTTCCaaaattctttttcctgtaaatgtctaatttcattattggcaacaaatactgtcagttgttttctttgAAGTGACAATCTCACTTTTTCTAGAAAAGTTCCGCCACATACCTAAATCTGCATAGCCACAGTTTGTCTGTCGTTTGTACTTTCAACTAAAAAtgatgttccatgaaaaaaagagTAGCTAGTTCAGTTACCAAGTCAAATAATGTAACGTGCTTTTTCCTCAAGAGACCAGCTGCAATATATTGTGAtttatgggaaaaatatttggtcattcagatgaatGTATATATTAATTCACAATTCCtagctcacagctcccaaaacccttggacTTTCCTGAGCTATAAAAGCAGTGAGataatatttggtctcttgtcctcagGTCCTGAAAACGCTTCAGGGAAAGTGACTTTTGGATCCCACAGAAGGAGGGAGGCTGCTT
This window harbors:
- the DDHD2 gene encoding phospholipase DDHD2, producing MSSVESHEEQLSQSDPSPSPNSCSSFELIDMDAGSLYEPVSPHWFYCKIIDSKETWIPFNSQDSQQLEEAYGSGKDCDRRVVPTDGGRYDVHLGERMRYAVYWDELASEVRRCTWFYKGDKDNKYVPYSESFSQVLEETYMLAVTLDEWKKKLESPNREVIILHNPKLMVHYQPVAGSDEWGSTPTEQGRPRTVKRGVENISVDIHCGEPLQIDHLVFVVHGIGPACDLRFRSIVQCVNDFRSVSLNLLQTHFKKAQENQQIGRVEFLPVNWHSPLHSTGVDVDLQRITLPSINRLRHFTNDTILDVFFYNSPTYCQTIVDTVASEMNRLYVLFLQRNPNFKGSVSIAGHSLGSLILFDILTNQKDSLGDVDSKKDLPSIFMDQGDTPTLEEDLKKLQLSEFFSIFEKEKVDKEALALCTDKDLQEMGIPLGPRKKILNYLRTRKNSVGINRPTPKSPAGANMSNIPKESEFCSSTNGTGNDEHLDVGIGQVPVKYPRLIYKPEIFFAFGSPIGMFLTVRGLKRIDPNYKFPTCKGFFNIYHPFDPVAYRIEPMVVPGVEFEPMLIPHHKGRKRMHLELREGLTRMSMDLKNNLLGSLRMAWKSFTRAPYPALQASETAEETEAEPESSSEKPSDVSTEENLVAVKQEAPPIHVGMLNGGQRIDYVLQEKPIESFNEYLFALQSHLCYWESEDTVLLVLKEIYQTQGIFLDQPLQ